GACATCGAGCATCTGCTGGACACTGGCATCCGCGTCGACCTGATAGACGGTGCCCTGCGCCATCTCGCCGATCGTCGCCGTCTTCGGGTCAGTACCGGTGGCGATATATCTGGTGACGATGTCTCGATCGGTGAGCATGCCGTACAGGTGGTCGTCGTCACCGCAGATCGGTAACGCCCCGATGCCTTGTTCGGCCATCCGGCGTGCCGCATCGGTGATCGTCTCGTGCGCTCTGACACAGGTGACTCCGGTGTGCATGATGTCCCGCGCTGTTGTCATGTCGTCCTCCTCGGGATGAAGATCCGCTTCGGTTCGGTGTCGTGGAGTCTTCTCGGCCTGCCGCGGGTCGCTGTAGGGTCCTTGGGCCCTAGCGGCGGCGGAGAAAGGCCTTGTCCGTTCCGCTCATGCCCGTGAGTCGTGCGGTGTGTAGCGCAACAGCGCGCCCACCCCGTCCCACAGGCCGGCCTCGTCCGTCGTCCGCACGATCGACGCGTGGGTGGCGACCGCCACGAACGGCAGTGCTTCGTCGGCAAGCGCGGTATGGCGGGGCGGTTCGCCGAATTCGGACAGGGAATCGGGATCCGCCGCGATGGCCGTCAGTGCACGTCCCACCACCACCGTGGCACCTCGGAGTCGGCCGATGACCAAGGTAGCGACCGCGCCCTCCCGCAGCGCCGTGCAGACCGCGGACAGGCCCTGCACCGCCGCGCCGGATTCGCGGGCGAGCTCGGACTTGATTTTCGTTACCGCGGCGTCGATCTCGGCGCGCCCGCGGCGCGCGAACTCCGCGGCCAGCCGGTCGGCGAACTCCAGTTCCGGTGCGCGGCTCCCGTGTGCGCCGGCAGCCAGTGGCACCACGAGTGCCCGGACACGTGGGGCGAGCGCCGACATGATGTCGGTCCGGGCGCGTACCTCACCGCACACGAAGACCAGTTGTGCGCCGATCTGATCGACGATCGTGGTGATGCGGTCGGCGACGGTCCGTGCGTTGACCCGGGCGGACTCTTCTACCGATCCCTCGGCATCTGCGTAGCCATGCCACCCTGCACTGGCCGGTTTGTGTACCGGAAATCCCGGGCCCACAACAGTTTCGACCGATACCCCATGTTCTGCGTGGACGGTGAGATCTGCGCCGAGATGGTCCACCGCAGCGAATACGTGCGGGGGCTGCGTCGACGTGGAATCGCAGAGCGGGAGCAGGTAGGGGTATATGGAGACGCGGATCTGCGTCGCGGGCGGAGCAACGCCGAGTCGCTCATCGAGGAGAACCCGGTCCTGTGCGGCGATCAGCAATCGCCCCAGGTGACCCACGGACGGGGCGCGGGTCAGGACGGCGTTGCGCACCGCCGCCATGAGTTGCTCGGGCACCCCGCTGTCCTTCAGTTGCCGGTGCATCGCGCTCCAGCGAGATTCGGCTTGTCTGGCGGAGTCGTGAGTTGCGTGGCTGTCGTCGAAGTGCAGGGATACGAAGGGCCCGGCCGAGTCGAGCAGGCCGCGGAGACGGTCAGTGCGCATTCCCGGCCGCCTTCCCGGCGGCCGGGCCCAGATCGAAACGAACGAAACGCCCTATGCCGAGACGGCGGAACGCCCGAAGTCGTCGCGCGGGCAGCACCGTGGCGGCCTCGGCGGCGTCGATGAGGCGTGGATTGATCACTGTCGACCGTTTGCCGCCGTTGGTGATGACGGCTTCACCGGCGGCGAGCGTGTTGCGGAGCCAGTCGGTGTCCACACCGTAGGGCAGCGGGGTCAGGTAGCCGCCGCTCACCGGATGGGCGACTATCGGCGTCCGGTAGGTCGTTCCGCTTCGGCGCCCGGTGTGCTCGATGGTCGATGTGTACCAGTGCTTGCGTCCGGCCAGGCGCAGCATCAGCGGATTCAGCACGTGCTTGTTGAAGCGCCGCACGGAGAAGTTGACCGGCGAAATGGTGCTTTTCTTGGTCATTGAACAATGTTCGCGCGGCTCGCCGTGCCGGGGCAGGGTAGAAAGCGCCCGGCCACGAGGACTAAAGGCCTCAGGTGCGGCACTTGTGACTTTCGTCCCTACCACCGGCTGTCCCACCGGAAAACGATGAGGAGGACGATGTTTCACAGGGAGTGACAATGAGACCGACGGGGCGACTCGCCCTCACCCGAAGCCAGTTGGACAACGTGGCATGGCAGTTCTTGCGGTCGGAGTTCACCGATGAGGTGTACGCGCGTTGGCCCATCGATCGCAGGCTCGACGCCTTCCTGCTCCATCGCGGTTACCGGCGACTACACGATGACGGATCCGCGTACGGAGCGCTGCTCGACCGGGTCATGGCCAATATGGCGGCGGCCGCGCGCAACGGCGCCCAGTTCGCGCCGCGGGACGGGTGACCGTCGTCAGGGTGATCCACAGGCCGGCGCAGCAGCATCGGCCCTGCGCCAGGTCGCGGACGCTTGTGGGTGGGCCGTGGAAACCGACGACATCCGGGTGTCCTGTTGTTGCAATCGGTCACCTGAGTCACCGACTTTCGGCCCTAGTTCCGAAAGCCATCTCCTGGATACCTTTCAGGGGCAACACCTGGACAAGGAGTGTCGGCAGGGGGCGAGAAGGCGAAGGTCGGACGGTCGGGGTGTCCGTCGATGAGCAGGATGACCACACCCGGGCCGCTGCGTTGAACCACGAACGGCGTTGAATCATGAACGACTTCGAGGACTCACGGGTCCGAACGCAATACGGCGCACCGCAGCCGCGCAGGCGCTGGTACCGGTGGCTTGCCGTGGGAATGGCCCTCACGGTCGCCTTCGCTCTTCTGATCGTCTCGGTGATACTGCTCACCGACAGGTCAGGCCGGCCCGATCGCGCACTGGATGTCGATTTCGGTCGGCGCACCGCATTTGCCCAGTGGTGGGACGCTGCCTACCCGGATGTCTCTGCGCTACAGGCGGTTGTCGACGAGGCGCAGCGGTCGTTGCGCCTTGCCGAACCACGCGCGCTCACCTCGGCCTGTCAGACGATGCATGACGTGGCCGCAGTCCGGGTTCCCGCGCACCTGCCCGCGCCGGAGGGGGATCTGAGCGCCGAGCTCGGGGCCGCGGCGACGGATGCGCACGCCGCGGCACACATGTGCTTGTCGGTGGTGGAGCGAACGCCGAACAACTATGACGCGGAGTTCCTGTCCAACCTCGAACAGGCCGACCGCCAGGTGAAGGCCGCGATGGCGACTGCCAATGAGTATCTCGCGGGATTCTCCGGTCAGCCCGGCGGTCCCTGATCCGAACATCGGCCGCCCTCCAGGGAGGTGTCGGGCAATGGGAAT
This region of Mycolicibacterium diernhoferi genomic DNA includes:
- a CDS encoding nitroreductase family deazaflavin-dependent oxidoreductase, which translates into the protein MTKKSTISPVNFSVRRFNKHVLNPLMLRLAGRKHWYTSTIEHTGRRSGTTYRTPIVAHPVSGGYLTPLPYGVDTDWLRNTLAAGEAVITNGGKRSTVINPRLIDAAEAATVLPARRLRAFRRLGIGRFVRFDLGPAAGKAAGNAH
- a CDS encoding CBS domain-containing protein; translated protein: MTTARDIMHTGVTCVRAHETITDAARRMAEQGIGALPICGDDDHLYGMLTDRDIVTRYIATGTDPKTATIGEMAQGTVYQVDADASVQQMLDVMTEHRVRRLPVIDNHRLVGIVSVADVARHLPEHAVAGFVKAICAQEAISSK